CACAGGTACCCAACACTTTGGACATGGGAGGTGAGTCTGGCTAGGGTCTGCACCTGCCTGGGGTCTGCCAGCTACTAGGAACCCACCAATCTACTCAGAGGTGCCACTGCCCCAGAATCTGACGCCAGTCACAACCCACTCAGGACTGGGATCTCAGGAAGCAGCAGAACCCAGGGTCTCAGCCCCCCAACAATCCCTCCCATGAGTCTTCTCCTGCTTTCCCTCTAGTTTGAGGGGGCATACCTGAGGCAAGAATCAGGATTTTcacttgcagatgagaaaactgaggctcagagaggccagtGGAGCTTCCAAGGTGACCAGGCTATCGGGACAGAGCCAGGCTGGATCCCAGGGCTGCCCTGGCCTGGCCTTGTGCAGTGAGTCTGTGGGTGGCCGAGGAGCAATTCTACTAGTTTCTAAACAAACCTGACAAAATCCATATACCCGATAGCTGCCACTGACCACATGGCAGGTGCTAGAAAGCTACAcgggaaaggagggagggtgggggtggaagAGCCACAGACAGGCTGCAGGCTGGGTGGAGGAGCCTGGTCAGTGCCCACCTTGGCCTGCGTGGCCTGCACAGCGGCGGTGGCCTGCACGGAGGCAGTGTCCCGCCCATGCTCCAGCAGCTCCTGCTCCAGTTCATCTTGCTCCTCCGTGGGGTCGAAGTTGTACATAGGCATGAGCTGGTGGCGCAGCTTCTCCAGCCTGGGGTGTGGGGGCAGAGACTGCtgcaggcagggcaggcagggcaggccCTTCCGCTCCCACCAGCCCTCCAGGTGCTGCCTGCTGACCAGCTGATGCCACCATGTTTAGGGTACTAAAATTTCCCCTGGGATTCAATGAAAGACATTTTTGCACATACAGTACTAGCTCTACCCCTTGGATGGGTGGCCTGGGATAGTTACCCACTCCTGGGACCAGATGGGGCCATGGGCCACAGAGCTATCATCCATGAGAGCCATGGGGACTGCCTAAGCCAGGGCCTTGTGCGATCCCCAGCCTCtgaggggccggggtggggaaaggggagtCAGTGGCCATGAGCTCAGGGCAGCAGGGCGAGGGTGGCTCAGCCCTCCCCAGCGGAAAATGGTTACCCCCAACCCCGAGTGGGCAGAAGAGGCCTTGACTCCCTCACTAGGGAGAGAGACCCTCATGGTGGAGGGACTCTCCTTTCCCACCCACGTCCCCTGGAGTCCAGCCCAGCATTGCCCACGGGCTGGAGTCTTGGGTGGCAGATGGGGAGTTAcctcttcttcttcctgatgtacAAAACCTGCAAGAGAAGGAGCAGCATCAAATGGCCAGGAAAGGAGGCCCTAATGAATCCAGCAGTCCCTCAGGACAGGGGACATGCTGAGGCTGATGAACGGGAGAACTCTAGGTCCCCATGTCCTCAGCGACCCCATCCCAGGGACACATACATCCTAAATTTGTGCTTCCATTTGATGTTTATTAGATGCTGACAGTGCCCGAACTCAGAGGTGGGGAGAAGGCCAGCCTGGGAAGACCACACAGGTAAGCCTGGCCTAGGGACTCGTGGGCCCACCCCTGCCAAAACTGACTGTGGCTCCAGCCACTCAGTGCCTGCCTCGGACTCCTCAGGGctgaagtggtggtggtggtgggagactTCAGCATACCCCCTCTTCTCAGCTGTCCCCAGGACCAAATTTTCTCCCCATGTATGGGCAAAAAGAACAGAGGATAGGCAGTGGCCAGACTCTGCAGGGCAGTGGCTCTAGGCAAGGCGCTGGGCTGGCTTCCTGGGGTTTCCATGGGAGGCTGATGGCCCTCAGGGGCTGAGGAGGGTCTGAGCCCCTGGACATCAGCCTAGACCAAACTCCTGAACCCTGATGCTGGAGGAACCTAGGAAGACCCCTGGGTCCTAACCCCCATCGTAATGACTTGAAGATAAAGGCCTAGGCAGCCTGAGAAAACATCTGAGACCCAAGAGCTCCTGGCTAGAGCAGGAAATCCTGGTACAAAGCACTAagcggagggaggaagggggtgagACTTGGAGACCtctgcaggacctggagcaggaaCTCCAGGGACTTCTGCCACCATCTCGCTCATCCCTAAACTGGTGTTTTTTGACTACCAGGAGCATGACTGCTTCTGCCTGGGGGAAAGCCATGTCCCTAGAGTCTGTCCCAAACCCCCTGTGGCTCCTACACTCTTTGTGGCCCATTCATAGCTTGAATCTGGTTTGTTTCCAGCCTGGCCCAGAGCTCCTCCTGCTGCTCATTCCCAGGGGACCCCAAAGGTGGAAAGCAACTGCAGTGCCCCTtgctcccccatcccctccaggAGGTCACGTGTTGGCATGGCCCTTGCTCTCTTGTGGGTGGGATGCAACAGGAGCTCCAGGTCTCTGGCATAGCCCCTGCCTGCCCTGAAGCAGCAGCTCCAGCCCCAGTACCCTGTACTCCCGCGCCTctcagccctcctgcctgccctgtGATACAGAAGGATCTTTAAGAGAGGCTAGAACCAATCTCCACCCCTCGCCCTTGCTGAGGCAAGAATCAGGATTTTCTGGGGCTCCCTCTGCCCCAACTACTAACACCCTCCCCCAAAATACCTTCCTTTCCAAATCTTCCTTACCCTTCACTGTCCAGCTGCAgccccacctcttccaggaagtcctccccCACTGTTCCTCCTACGTGAGGCACACGGCCTGGCACTGATTTGTTCCTCCTTGCACCCAGCATGGCCTGGCTCAGGGTTGGCATGAGGGGAGAGGAAGTAGTACTTAAGGAACATCTCTGGACCTGTCCCCTGCCCAGGAGCTGTTTCCTGCCCTCCACTGCCTTTGCCCCATAACTTCCCTACCTCTCCGTTTTTGGTGATAAGGTCATCCACCCCGGCCCTCCGAATATTCCGCCAGGATGAAGAGTAAGGAAGTCTTCCCAAGTTCCCAGGACAAAATCTTTGGCCAAGAGTGACAAAGGCAGATTCTAGGCCCTGCTTTGCCCCTGAGGTTAGGGTGTCTCAGCCTGCTTAACCACCACATGGGTGCCAAACACTGGTATTCTgcctcacccctgccccaggaGACTGCTCAGGCCCCGGCCTCACTCTGTGTGttgcatcctggctctgcccactgGCCAGCAGTTGGTCCCTGGCAGCAATCCGGAGCCTGTGGGGCCCATATGGTGACCCTGTTTTACCAGCAGCTCCAGCCATGAATGGATCATCCAGCCCTATTTGTCACAGCAACATGCTCCTGAGTCTAAGGCCAGCCATCAGAGCCTGTGAGGGGCAGCAGGCAGAATGCCACCATTGCCAGGCCTGCTGGGGGACCTCAGGTGCACCTCCCACCTTCCAGGTCTCAGTCCTCGCAATCTCCAATGGGCCCTCGGTGACATTCTGAGTGTCCATGTATCATCTTAAGAGGAGagtccatatctttttttttttttgtccacgcTGCACaacttgtgagatcttagttccctgaccagggattgaacctggggccacggCAGttaaagcactgagtcctaaccattggacctccagggaattcccaggggaGAGTCCATATCTTCAGAGGCAGATACCAGATCTGGAAGCATCATATCCACTCTCAGGGGacacctgcagccctcaccccagctcacctctGCCCTGATGTCTGCCCAACTCTGCCCTTCCCATGACACTGGGGCCAGGCCTCCACTGTGAGGTCTTAGCTCTAATGTTGCCTCCTCAGTTGTCCCTGACCACCCAGCCTAGGaagtccccccaacccccacccaaTTCCCTAATCCAGTCCCTACAGGCTTCCCTTGGCACCCTTGGTTTTATCTATCTCTCACTCCCTGTAAGAACTGCAGGACAGGACTTTTTCTCCCTAGTCCCTGGGGTCACAAAGGCTTGGTCCAGGGCAGGTGCCCAGTAAATAATTgccaagtgaatgaatgaatgaatgaatgaacactgcCAGCAGCCTGCCATGCCTAGATCATCCCACTCGGACTCTACAGTCCACGATCTATCCCGATTGCCTTCTGGCCCCTACTCCTATTGCATCCCCACACTCACTTGCCTCACTGTCCTGCTTGCTGCTCACAGAACTTCCTGTCTGCCTCCAAACTTTTGCCCATCAGGACCCTCCACCTGCAACACCCTCCTCCCCAACTCCTACGTGGCCTTCACGGCCCAGCTCAAAATGCCATGTATTCCTCAGAACCTTTTCTGGTTCTTCCAATTGGAGGCAGCCTCTCTGGTCTCTGGACCCCAATAAACAAATCTCTGGGGAAGGAAGGGATTGTACTATCACTAACAGACAATTGTGTTCTGATTAGATCCTCTAAAATCTAAACAATGATCGCCCTCTGCCAAGTGAGGGCCATCTGGGCCAGCCCCAGCCTGCCCCAGCTCTCACCATGGCCACAGCCAGGCCAATCACTGTGATGATCCCAAAGGACAGAAGCATTGTGCCCACGCCGGCTGTGCCACCAGCCACGTCAGGGATTCTGGTGTTATTAAAGCTGGTGGCTTCTGGGCTGAGTGTGGTGGTCTCGGAAGCTGGCCCATCTGTGGCAGGCTCCAGGTCAGGTTCAGAGATGGGTGGGTGGCTGCTGACCCAGCTCCTAGCAGATGGGATCCTGGAGTCCATGCTGATGCTGAGGGACTGCTTGCGGTCAGTCAACCTGCCCACTCACTTCTGACATCAGGGGTGTCCCAGCCTGTGGCCCCCACTACCCATACAGGGGGCCACGTCCTTGGATAAAGAGAGCTCCCTGCCTCCCTGGgtgctggaaaggaaaaaataaaaaacgtgAGGCTGAGGATGGGACTCTGTGAGGAGATGAAGTCCCCCTAAGTTCTGAAGGCACAGGGGAAATAAAAGTTTGAGGGCAAGGGCAAGTTCAGGGAACATCAGGACATGTGCTTTATATATCTATGGATCCCACGTGGATTTACGAACATGAAAATGAAGCCCTGCCCCCTCTTTGTGGGTAAGATGATCATAGTGATCATACTTGGAAGATGTGAAAAGTAGTGGGGAGGTTTGAAAGAAAAAGTTCattccccgcccccagcccctacTCCCCACGCTGCTCACCTTCTTACTTCCTGCCCCCCACATCCCTCACCTCCTgcttggagaaaaaaatactgcAGCTTTTTCCTTTCCTGGAGGAAAACACTTGCATGAAAGTCAGACAGGCTTGTCTTTGAATTCCGGTTCAGCCACTTAACTGGATGACCCTAGGCAAGTCACTCCACCTCTCCACGTCTCAGTTTTCCTGAGTCTAAGGTAGGGGTATTAAGAACACCTCCCTCACGGAAAGGGTCATAGGGTCACTGAAATATCAGAATGAACAAGTCCCTAGAAATGACTTAGCTCAGTACAACCCTCATCCACAGCaagcacccaataaatgttagatCTTCTCCCTCTGGCCACTCCAGTTGGGAAAGGGGAGCCCCAGAAGCCCCTGGACCCAGCCTGCTGTGTGGTCCAGCTTGTGCTTGGAGTAAGGGCAGGGACATGTGTGGCAAGACCAGAagacaggaaggagagagaggctaAAGTCAGGTCCTCTGGTGGGCTTTCTCTGTAGGCTCTTGGGTCATTGGACTCCCTATAGGGGCTGCCAGGGACTAGGAGAAAATCAAGGGGAGCGTATCTTCAGAGGCAGGGATGGAGCTCCCACTCTGAGATgccttctcttccccttccctcctcccttgggAGCAGAGGGTGGGCGATGTGCCCAGTCTAGGCTGTAACTTTGGCCTTCCCAGGCCAAAAGGCCCTGGGTAAGGCAGGGTGGGAAGAGGTCCCAGCCAAACTGCAGAAGGGAAGGCCGAGGGATAGGAGGGATGCACAGCTCATGGCTGCATACACACCTCTGCGCTAGCTCACGGGTGTATGTGGGATGCCTCCCTGTGCaggtgtatgggtgtgtgtgagaTGTGCACACACCAGTGATGGCCTCTTAGGAAGGAGCAAGGCTGGCACAGAAACATGGGGTGGGAGAAGCTCATCGTCCCTCTCCGTCCTCCTCCTCTAGCTAGGCTGGGCACGTCAGGAGTCCCAGGTTCTTTCTTGGCTCTGCTGCTGACCCCagatgtgaccttgggccagacCCTTAACACTTGCTCTGGGGCTCTGTCTATTCTTCCctccaaaggagagaaagggccCTGCTCATCACTGTTCAGGAATGCCTCATGGTCCAAAGGGCAAGAGAAGGAAGCCAGAGAGAAAGGGGTGGGCACCACCACCTCCAAGAACCCGCATACCATTCTCCACCAGGTTCATCAGTCCTCCCTGCCCCAATCCCCAACCCCACCTTCGCGACTCTGTGATTCCTCCATTCTTGCACAGAAGCGGCGACCTCAGCACTTACTTAATCCTCTCTGGGGCGCCGAACTCAGCGGGAGAGGCTAGGGGTGGTGGCGACTGGCAGGAGGCCGGGGCAAGGTGAAGGGGACCCCCAGGCCCCGGGGTTGGGGGCGGCGGGTCCGACCCAAGGTCCGCCCTCCCTGGGCGCCCTGGGAGGACCTCCCTGGGCTGGGCCCGCGACGTCACAGCGCCCACAGCCGAGAGCGCCCGCTCTGCCAGCCTGGACAGGGACTGGCCGGCTGGGACCCACCTCGGGGGTGGGGCTGAGGCGAGCAGCCTCGCGGCTCCGCGACGCTCcagctcctctcctccctgccagcTCCGTGCCCCCGGCCCCGGATTGGCTGTCAGGCCCAGAGCCTGCCCTGCATTGGCCCGCTGGCCTGCCGCTCGGATCTGGCTCTGCCCCCAGCAAGAGGGGGAGCCGGGTCGCAGTTCTTGGAGACCACTCGTCACTGCCCGTGGGCTGTGCCAGAGTCGGGAGGGGGACGGTGGGTGGCCAGGCCTTCCTAAGGGCTACAACTCTGGTCTCCGGCTAGCCTGGGCTCCATCTCCGCCAGGACAGAGTCGCGCTCCGCAAACGCAGGTGGACACAAATTTGGGGAGATCACTAGACCAGGAGTCCTTGAGTCTGCATTGAACTCCGGCTCGACCCTCCACTAGCTTAGTGACCTGGAGCAAGATGcttctcttccctgggtctcagcTTCCTGCTCAGATGGGGTCTGGTGTGAGGGCTCTTGTTAAACGATACCCATCCCAGGCTAGAAATGAGACATCTTCAGAGAAGTTGGGGGGCGGGATGGTATTTTTATTACAGGAGTGGTATTATTGGACACCTGGACCCAAGCAAGCCTACATACACCCCTCCAATCCGGAGCTCGATCATCTCTGGAGAGGAGCCTTCTAATCCTCTGGTTTTCAAAGGCGCTTATGGGGATCACCGGAGTAGCTTGTTACAAATACAGATCCCCGGGTCTGGGATGGAGCCCGGGAAACTGCATGCTTCATAGTAGTTTAGTCAACAGTGATCTAGTTAACAATAGATGAGGGGGCGAGGGGGTGGCATTGGCAGGCCATACTTTGCGAAACACTGCCATGAATTTTATTGGAGCgactgaggcccacagaggggCACATGGACAAAGCCACGatgagtcaggattcaaaccctggtctaCTACTTCCAGTTTCGAGCTCCCTGCTCGAAAATGGGAGCTAAAGGGTCAAGAGCGGCCCTGGGGTCCAGTTGCCACCTGAACCCCAGGTCCTGGACACTGGGTCCCACCCCTCAAATTAGTGCCCGCCCCCAACACTGGGACCCGCCCATGTGCCGCTCTACCAGCACACAGCCTGCGTTAGACCAGGTCCCTGGGCATCGCGCCCTATCTCTCGAACTCAGAGCCGACTGGTGACATGTCTCCGTTCGGGCTGGCTACACACCGGCCGGCCGGGTACCCAAACGCCATCTCGGAGCAGTCACCGCAGGCTGGCGCCTTATCCCTGCCTCGACCTTCAGGAAGACCGTCCGGTCCAGGCCCCCGGGGAGCAACCCTACTCCCAACCACGCACTTTCCCGCCAGTGGGCCTGCGGGCGTAGTGGGCGTGGCGTTCATATCCCCCACTAGCCGCTGGAGCTTCCGAGGTGGAACACACCTGCTCTAGGAACTCTGGAGCTGGGCGACGGGGTCCGCCCGAGCCCTTCCTCAGTTGCGCCAACCCCGGAAGCAGAGCGTCGGAGGGAGCTTGCCGCGGGTCACGCATGTCCGGGAGCTGAGCCCGCGGCAGTTTCTTCAGGCTGGCGGGCGAGTGGGGAAGCTTTTCAGGCAGGTATGCGTAACACCCTCGACACCTCGAGTTCGTCAGAGCTCTGGCAGCCTTCCTTAAAAAGTCTGTAGCCCCGttgtacagatggagaaacaggcTTGGGGAGAGGCGACCTCGCGGTGCGAAACTGAGAGGGAAGCTGCGCCCCTGACTTCAGGCCTCGGCTCCTCCCTGGGCGGCGCTCTGGTAGAGCTGCTTCTGGAGTCTGAAGGACTTGTGTCTTGACTGGGACAGTTcctagctgggtgactttgggcaagttgcttcccGTCTCGGAGTGTcattttcctctctgtctctgaagAGTGGCACCTAGCAGGTGTTCAGTAAAGGCTagtttgaaccctggtctctGTAAGAGGAAAGGAGACCACTGGTTTTAAACCTTCAGTTAAATTTGTTTGTGATAActtacacataaaattaacaaaaattgtcAATGTTTTACCTGGCAGTTTATGCTGGTGTTTAGGACTATGGGTTAAATTGGGTGGAGGGGTGATTTTCAGCATACAAATCAATGATAGTGCATGCAAAATGTCAAAAGCACAGCTCCCAAGCAAGGGCAGTCTCCTCCTCCTAGTAATATTAGTCAAGAGCATATAAAATTGAGCTCCTCTATGTGTTGAGCTGGCTCCCAGGCCTTTGATATTCATTGACCGATGCACTGCTCACCGTGGAGTTTGTTATTTTCCccgttttatggatgaggaaactgaaacacagaaataatgactttcccaaggtcacaccctCTGGGTCAGATAGATCTGTCCAACCCCCAAGCCTGGGCCCTGATCCACATCAGCCCATTTATTAGCAGGGACTGAGCTATGGGTTCAGATCACTTGAGccaaaaacatgaagaaaatgtcACTGACCAAGACAAGAAAACTCAGATAGGTGGGTGAGGGTCTAAAATGGAGTCAAAGAGGTGACCGAGCAAGAGCATGCCCTCTCTCAGGCAACAGGTCAGAGAGGAGTGGGTCCCACAAGTCTCAGCTGCTCTCCTGGTTCTCCTTCCTTATTCTAGGGCAGCCACATCTGAGGACCAGAGCCATGCTGAGGAGCCAGAGCCTGTGACCTCCATCTCCATCCAGCTGAAGCCAGCCACCATCCTCAGCAGCTGACATCACGAGAAAGATTTGGGGACCTTGGGGAAGTACTCAAGGGATCCTTTCCCTGAGATATGGAATGTCGGGGCAGAATGCTGAGGGCCCTCCTATCtggcctggggtggaggggaggcatTTGGGGCTGCACCTTCAGCTCACAGCAACCCCATCTGCCTCCGGCTCGGTTGTTGAATGCCACAGAACTAGTCAGCCACTGGACAGTGGTCTTTGAGAAAAGGGGCATCCCTGAGGCCCGGGAATCCAGTGAGTACATCGTGGCTCATGTCCTTGGAGCCAAAACAGTTAAGTGCAGTGTTGTCAAGAGGgcaggaagtggggggagggaggactcTGGGGAAGAGACATCCAGGCTTTTCCATTCCACTGAGAGTGCTGAGCTGAGAATGATGAGATTTTTCTGGAGGAATGTGTTAGGCAgatacttattcattcatccagcaaaCTATTacagtgtgtgccaggcactaggggTTCAGGGATCACCAAGGTGGCCAGTGTTGGACCCACTGGCATTGTCTACAAAAGAAACCTGGGTCAGGGGAGCCCGCCACTCACATTCTCTCTGGGGCAGTTTCAGAGCCTGAGGCCAGGACTTTGGACCCAGCCCCTGACCCCTTGGCAGTTACAGTATGTCCAGGAGCTGAGTAGCTACCGATTGCAAAGGTGAGCACCATGGGCCAAACCAGAGGGCTCTGTGTGGGGAGCAGGGTCCAGCTTCCTTCAGCTCCACCAAGTTCatggtcagggaggaagaaagtgTCCAAGGACTAGGGAGGTGTTGGGATGAGAGAGTGATGAGAGAGGGGTCATGGTAGTAaataggaagaagggagggaaggaaggtctTGGCTAGGAGTTCTGGGGCATAGGAGACATGACCCTACCCGACACCTTTGGCCACAAGTGGTATCCCAACCCAGACATAGTCGTGTTGGTCCAGGTGCTGGCACTGATGATCACCCTGCTGCCCCCTCTGCAGGATGCCTGTGCAGTACATCCTTGGTGAGTGGGACTTTCAGGGCCTCAGTCTGAAGATGGCGCCCCCAGTGTTCATCCCTCGGCCAGAAACGGAGGTAGGTGTGCCATCAGGACTGGGCAGGATGGGAATGAAGGGGGTTCAGGGCACCTGTCTTGTCCCAGACTTCCACCAGGGGGCGCTGGAGCCCCATGACTGCTGTCCTTTAGAGGCAGCGCCCTTCCTGGCTGGCTGAGTAGGTGGGGCCAAGAGGAAAGAGGTCTCCTGCTCGCCTCCTTGACTGTCCTCACTTCCCAAGCCACTGCCCCAGCCCTTAGGCTGGCAGTGGCTCAAGATGCCCCAACTAGTGCTGCCCACCAAGTACTCAACCGGTTCCTGTCATTTCGCTAGGAGCTGTCCCATGGGCCCATAGCCTACCCAACCCATGGGAAACAAGTGCCCTCCTCTTCCTCAGGAGGCATGGGCGAAGTGGAGAGGGCTCCAGCTGGACATCTGGAAGCCTGGtacagctttgtgaccttgggtaggtCACTGCCCCCCCCTGGGCCCAGATGATGAGAGGGTTGGGCCTCCAGACTAGGGAACTGGTTGGGACCTTTTACCTTTTACGTTCACTATCTAGTCAGGTAATCGCCTGTGTTTCTCAAATTACTAGGACTGGGAAGTGTGTGGTCCCAGCGTGCTGTCTGTAGGTGAGACACCCTAGTCTTGGGAGAAATGCGTCTATGGCTCTTCTTGGGCTTCCCCATGACCTTGtaggtggcagggctgggagccagagagagcagagcaggtggaggggtgtgtgggtgggggctGGTGGGCAAGCCAGACGGCACCAGGTTCTGAGAAGGGGTGTTTCCAGAAAGGCACACACATTCTTGGGAAGGATCAGGCCTCATCCACCTGCCCCAGCCAGGGACCCAGAGCCCCTTCTCACTTTCCCAGCCTCTTTCCCTCAGCCAAGAAACCCTCTGACCCCACTTGCTCCCTGCATCATGTGGTTGGGAGGCCAGGTCCTTGCCTTAATGCCCAGTGTCAGGGCAGGAACAGTAGGGAGTCTGAGACCTTGCTGAAGTCACAGGGCTGCCAAGGCAGGGAGCATGGGGGCAGCACTCAGACATCCTGTCTCCTGGGTCAGGGCCGCATACCTTACAAGGAGCTGAACCATCTGGGATTGGATGAGCTGGGATAGGTGCAGAGACCCAGAGCAGGATGTAGCCTGCTACCTGCAGACTTTTGGGAGGCCAACCTGTGGCCCCTCCAAGCATGCGACCTCTGGCCAGGAGGTCACTCACCATCCCCTGAGGCTGCCAAGGGTCAGGGCATGGGAGGGAAGCTACCACGATGACCTTTGAGTCCCCTCAGAGCTGA
Above is a genomic segment from Eubalaena glacialis isolate mEubGla1 chromosome 7, mEubGla1.1.hap2.+ XY, whole genome shotgun sequence containing:
- the C7H3orf18 gene encoding uncharacterized protein C3orf18 homolog isoform X1, whose protein sequence is MDSRIPSARSWVSSHPPISEPDLEPATDGPASETTTLSPEATSFNNTRIPDVAGGTAGVGTMLLSFGIITVIGLAVAMVLYIRKKKRLEKLRHQLMPMYNFDPTEEQDELEQELLEHGRDTASVQATAAVQATQAKTHCTRPGQGSPGIQPGSVPIAWSPWKLHWPL
- the C7H3orf18 gene encoding uncharacterized protein C3orf18 homolog isoform X2, which translates into the protein MDSRIPSARSWVSSHPPISEPDLEPATDGPASETTTLSPEATSFNNTRIPDVAGGTAGVGTMLLSFGIITVIGLAVAMVLYIRKKKRLEKLRHQLMPMYNFDPTEEQDELEQELLEHGRDTASVQATAAVQATQAKTTLPSQGPMQRPSRLVFTDVANAIHA